From Mesobacillus jeotgali, the proteins below share one genomic window:
- a CDS encoding Nif3-like dinuclear metal center hexameric protein, whose product MDVIQIVDRINDLFNIKNKKIYSDESGLTYHADKKVKKLGYCVNLTLETIEEARMHGVEMMVTHHDAWDEIYGLKDACIEKLAEYGISHYYNHLPLDDCNFGTNDSLLTKLNLKIVKRTHEWEGLFFGRIAEYEEEIELNDLVKNMENLLEEPVKYWRFNGHKVKRVGLVCGNGAPTACLKEAVENKCDVYITGECNLYTIQYAQLKGINLIIGSHTFTEFFGIESLALKLTENIKELEVVRLNEEHYEANI is encoded by the coding sequence ATGGATGTTATACAAATTGTTGATAGAATTAATGATCTGTTCAATATAAAAAATAAGAAAATCTATTCCGATGAATCTGGGCTTACATACCATGCAGATAAAAAGGTTAAAAAGTTAGGCTACTGTGTGAACCTCACGCTTGAAACGATAGAGGAAGCAAGGATGCATGGAGTTGAAATGATGGTGACACACCACGATGCATGGGATGAAATATATGGATTAAAAGATGCATGCATCGAAAAACTAGCAGAATATGGTATAAGTCACTACTATAATCACTTGCCGCTTGATGATTGTAACTTTGGAACAAATGATAGTTTATTAACAAAATTGAATTTAAAGATTGTTAAAAGAACCCACGAATGGGAAGGGTTATTTTTTGGCAGAATCGCAGAGTATGAAGAAGAAATCGAATTAAATGATTTAGTAAAGAATATGGAGAACCTGCTTGAAGAACCAGTTAAATACTGGCGGTTTAATGGCCATAAGGTAAAGCGAGTGGGCTTAGTCTGTGGTAACGGAGCACCAACCGCTTGCCTTAAAGAAGCAGTTGAAAATAAGTGCGATGTCTACATAACAGGTGAATGTAATTTGTATACGATTCAATATGCTCAGTTAAAAGGGATCAATCTTATCATTGGGAGTCATACTTTCACAGAATTCTTTGGAATCGAAAGTTTAGCATTGAAATTGACTGAGAATATAAAAGAACTTGAAGTAGTGAGACTTAATGAAGAACATTATGAAGCGAATATATAA